The genomic DNA ATAAATCCTGCGCCCAGCCGAGTTGGGGCGCGAGAATAAGTGAGAGCAACAGGAATACCTTGACGGTCCAGTCAAGCAGGTTGTGGCGTGTAGTTTTCAAATCGCGTCAGGTTCTTAGTGAACATTAAAGGCACGGTTCCTACCGGCCCATTACGTTGCTTGGCAATGATTAAATCGCGCGCAACCGCGTCACTGGCAAGGTCTTCCTGTTCATCGAACTCCCGCGGCTTGGAAATTAGCAAAATAACGTCGGCGTCCTGCTCGATCGATCCGGACTCGCGAAGGTCACTCATACGGGGCTGGCGCTTCTCTTTTTCACTCTCGCGGTTGAGCTGCGCGAGCACGATTACCGGGATGCCCAATTCCTTGGCCATGCCCTTCATACCGCGGGAAATGTCGGCGATTTGCTGCTCGCGCGGGATATTGTTGTCACCGGCCACGAGCTGCAGGTAGTCGACCATGACCAGTCCCAGCTTGTGCTGGTTGCACAGTCGGCGGGCCTTGGCGCGGATTTCCAAAATCGTCAGGCCGGAGCTATCGTCGATAAACAGCGGGGCGTTTTTAAACTCCTGCGCCACGCGGACGAGGTCCTGCTGTTTTTCCTTGGGCAAAAAGCCTTCGCGCAACTTCGACATATTCACCCGGGCCCGGCTGCAGAGCAAACGCACGGCCAACTGCTCGGAGGGCATTTCCAGCGAGAAGACCAAGGTGGCGGCCGCCTCACCGTTTTTCGGGAACAGCGCGCCCTCAACCATGTTCAGCGCAATCGACGTCTTACCCATCGACGGACGGGCGGCGACAACGATCATTTCCGCCGGGTGCCAGCCGGTCGTCATCTTGTCCAGGTCGATGAAGCCCGTGGTCGTGCCGGTGATCTCGCCACGGTTCTCATACATCTGGTAAATGAGGCGCATGGCGTCGTCGACGGTCTTGTCGACCGGCTGCGCGGCGTCAGTGATGCGGTCTTCGCTGATCTTATAAATGGACTGCTCGACGTCTTCAATGAACGCGGACACATCGCCAGGGTTCTCAAAAACGCCCTCGATGGTGCGGTTGGAAAAGCGAATCAACTCCCGCAACAAGTGGTATTCCTTGATGCGCTCGATGTAATGCGGCAAGTGCGCGGTGGTGCTGATCTGGCCGGTGACCTCAAACAGATACGCGTCGCCGCCGATCTCCTCGTAGCGCTGGGTGCGGGTCAGCTCGTCACGCAGGATGATTTCGTCAATCGGCGTGGAGGCGTTGTAGAGCTCCGTCATCACCTCGAACATCAGCTGATGCTTCGGGCTGTAGAAGCAGTCGGCGCGCATCTTTTCCTGAATGCATTGCGCCATGGTGTCCGCCCCGCCTTCCAGCAAAATACAGCCCAGCAGCGCCTGCTCCAGGCGCAGGTCATGCGGGACCAGGCGGTCTCCCGCATACTGGTCGAAATCGGTTTTTTTCTTCTCAAACGGTCGCGACTTATACTTGGCGTCGGGCATTGGATCAGCATTGAGATGCGTCACCGCGTCGTAAAGAAAAACGCGCTAAGAACTTACTCAGAAATAGCTGTGAATAAGTCTCAGTGGACATCCAAACCAGTAGTCGCGACGAGACCCCTCTCAATTTGCCGAGAGCACAGAAAACTTGCTCAATTGCTTAAAATGATTCATGTTGGAGTGATGGGCACCTTAGTGGAAATCGAAAAAGCGGTGAAAGAATTACCTACGGAAGAACTTAAAAAATTCCGGGAATGGTTTCTTGAATTTGATGCCGATGCCTGGGACCAGCAATTTGAGCAGGATGCAAAGGCTGGCCGATTAGATGCGCTGGCCAAAGAAGCATTGGATGATTTGAAAAATGGCCGTTGCAACGACCGATGATTCATAAAGCGAATCCCAGCTTTTGGCGCTACTATGATAAGTTGCCAGAGCACATTCAAAAATTAGCGGATTCCAATTACCAACTTCTAAAAGACGATCCCTATCACCCGTCCTTGCATTTCAAGAAAGTTGGCAATTACTGGTCCATTAGAATTGGCATTCACTACCGGGCGATTGCGATTCAGTCAGACGATCAAATAGTGTGGTTCTGGATCGGCCATCACTCCGAATACGACAAGCTGCTGTAAGGTAAAATCAGCTCGCCTCCAGCTTCTCTCGGACGGCGTCGATCAGGTAGGCTGGAGTCGAAGCTCCGGCGGTGAGTCCCACTAATTCGTATCGCTTGAGCGACTCAACATCCAGCTCGGCGGGAGATTCGACATGGTAGGCTGGCAAGCCTTTGCGCTCGACCAAAGAAGCCAGCTTAATCGTGTTCGCCGAGTGACGGCCACCAACGACTACCACCGCCTCGACCCCCTTTTTAATTAGATGGCCAATGTCGTCCTGGCGTTCCCGGGTGGCACCACATATCGTATCGATAATAATGGCCTCCGAAAAGCGGTCTTTGAGCAGTTTAGCCAAGCGGTGAAACTCGTCCACAAACATGGTAGATTGCGAAACCATGCAGACTTTGTCCCCCAGATCGGGTAAGGCGGCGATGTCCTTATCATTGCGAATCACGTGGCCTCCGCTCACCGCGTATCCCAAAATTCCGATCACTTCAGGGTGCTTCGGGTCGCCAAAAATAACCACCTGATAGCCTTTGCGCGCATGAAGTTTCACTTTGCCGGCAATTATTCCGACATCCGGGCAAGTCGCGTCCTTGAACTGCATTCCCAGGCTTTTCAGGTAGGCGCGCCGCTGTGGGGAAACCCCATGAGCGCGGACGACCATGACGCCGTCTTCACCTTTTTCCAAGTGCAGCGGAGCCTGACTCTGGAAGTCGCCTACTTCGCTAATCCCTTCGGCTTCAAGCTGTTCCATCATCTGACGGTTATGGATCAGCGGGCCATCAGTGTAAACGCGCTGTTCGCCGCCTGCGTGCTTGCGGGCGATTTCGATGGCGCGTTCGACTCCCCAACAGAAGCCAGCACTTGGCGCGGTAATCACATTCACAGCTTACACTATGCGTGGAAAATTTCGTCGGTCAAACGTCGTAACCCAAATTTAATAGAGGCTCGCTTGATTTAAGGAACGAAGCTAGCTAGGGAAACAATATGTCGCGATATCTTTACGCGTTTGTTTTACTCCTTCTCACGCAGGCTTGTCTCTCCGGGCGCCAATTCACCGTGGTCGTCTACAACGTCGAAAATCTATTCGATGCCGACGGCGTGGCGATGTATGGGGATTATCAGGCGGACAACCAGTCCATGCCCTACCCCTACACGCCGCGCAAAACGCTGACGAAGATTCAAAACATCACCGAACTGCTCAAGCGCTTCAACAACGGCGAGGGGCCCGAGCTGATTCTATTTCAGGAGTTTGAGCTCGACCGCACACCGGAGAGCAAAGTCCAGGACTACGCCGCATTTTTGGAAACCTACAAGGACACCACTGTTGACTTGATGCTCACCGAGCAGTTTGACAACCTCGTGGCCGGCCTGCCCGTGGAGGCCCTGACCCTCAAGTATTTCGAGGACAACGGCTTAAAGGGATACCACATTGCCGTGCCCGAACCATCGGAACCCTTCAATGAATCTTCCGCGCACAACAACGTCGTCTTCACGAAGTTTCCCATCAATTATGAAAAGACCCACTTTACACCGAGCGCACGCGCGATTCAGGAAGTCGGTTTGGACGTGGACGGCCATGAGCTGATCGTCTTCAACAACCACTGGAAAAGCGGTGCCTCCAACCCCTCAACGGAGCCCAAGCGCGTCCGCAACGCCGCAGATCTCCGCCGCGCCGTCGAAGCCGTGATCATTAAAAACCCGCAGGCTGACATCCTGATCGGTGGCGACCTGAACACCTACTACAATGCGCCGGAACACTTCATGCGCGAACACCGCGAACAGTGGCGCGACACGCAAGACTTTGCCATCGACGTCCTCGGATCACAGGGAGACGAAGGTGCCACGCGCAATGGCCGGGCGATGCTCTACAACCTCTGGTTCGAGCTTCCCGAGGGCCAGCGCGGCAGCGAACTTTACCGCGGCTATTGGGGCACGCTGATGGAGATCCTCATCACTCCGGGCCTCTACGACGGCCAGGGCGTTCACTACGTGGACAACTCTTTCCGTGTGGTTGCAGCGCCGGGCCTCAACGCTCACGGACCGTGGAACGAGCCCATTTCCTGGCACTTTACCAGTGAGGCAGGCGGCGGCTTTTCGGACCATTTCCCGCTCGCAGTCAACCTCTCCACCGATCCCGAGCCCTACTTTGCCGTGCCGAGCAGCTCACAAAAGGATGCTCCCTCGACCGTCCCCATGGCCGATTACGACAGCGTATCGATAACCGCCGTCAATGAGTTCAATGGCTTGGTTAACCATAAGCCGGAAACCCTCTCAGCCAACATGGGAGAGATCTTCGTAGTCACGGGTGAGCTCATTAACCGCGAGCCCTACATCGTCCGCGTCGGAGACAACCAGTATGAAATTTACGGCTACGATGAAGACGTAAAAATCAAGCTCTCGACGCTCCGCGCCGATGAAGACATCCGCTTCATCGGCCAGTTGGGCGAGTTCCGCGGCAAGCCTCAGTTCGTGATCCACGACGCGTCCTGGATTAAGTAAAGCTAAGCCGAGCCGAACTTCAGCATGAAGCGGTCGAACATCCTGGTGCTTAGTATTCGCTTCAGGGCGTGCGTGAGATGCGTGGGGACCGTCACCCGGTAGCGCGCGCGGGGGCGCGGGCTCTCAAGCGCATGGAGCAGCACCTTGGTCACGGCGGATTCTGGTAGCGTAAATTTCATCCCCGGCCCCTCCTTGCTTAGGCGCTCGATAGTCTTGCGGTAAAGCGCGGCATGGCGGCTGTTCTCGATATCAATCGACGCCTGCATCGCCGCAAGTGCGTTTTGGCGGAACCGGCTGATAATAGGC from Cerasicoccus sp. TK19100 includes the following:
- the dnaB gene encoding replicative DNA helicase; translated protein: MPDAKYKSRPFEKKKTDFDQYAGDRLVPHDLRLEQALLGCILLEGGADTMAQCIQEKMRADCFYSPKHQLMFEVMTELYNASTPIDEIILRDELTRTQRYEEIGGDAYLFEVTGQISTTAHLPHYIERIKEYHLLRELIRFSNRTIEGVFENPGDVSAFIEDVEQSIYKISEDRITDAAQPVDKTVDDAMRLIYQMYENRGEITGTTTGFIDLDKMTTGWHPAEMIVVAARPSMGKTSIALNMVEGALFPKNGEAAATLVFSLEMPSEQLAVRLLCSRARVNMSKLREGFLPKEKQQDLVRVAQEFKNAPLFIDDSSGLTILEIRAKARRLCNQHKLGLVMVDYLQLVAGDNNIPREQQIADISRGMKGMAKELGIPVIVLAQLNRESEKEKRQPRMSDLRESGSIEQDADVILLISKPREFDEQEDLASDAVARDLIIAKQRNGPVGTVPLMFTKNLTRFENYTPQPA
- a CDS encoding type II toxin-antitoxin system RelE family toxin, translating into MIHKANPSFWRYYDKLPEHIQKLADSNYQLLKDDPYHPSLHFKKVGNYWSIRIGIHYRAIAIQSDDQIVWFWIGHHSEYDKLL
- the ispH gene encoding 4-hydroxy-3-methylbut-2-enyl diphosphate reductase yields the protein MNVITAPSAGFCWGVERAIEIARKHAGGEQRVYTDGPLIHNRQMMEQLEAEGISEVGDFQSQAPLHLEKGEDGVMVVRAHGVSPQRRAYLKSLGMQFKDATCPDVGIIAGKVKLHARKGYQVVIFGDPKHPEVIGILGYAVSGGHVIRNDKDIAALPDLGDKVCMVSQSTMFVDEFHRLAKLLKDRFSEAIIIDTICGATRERQDDIGHLIKKGVEAVVVVGGRHSANTIKLASLVERKGLPAYHVESPAELDVESLKRYELVGLTAGASTPAYLIDAVREKLEAS
- a CDS encoding endonuclease/exonuclease/phosphatase family protein; the protein is MSRYLYAFVLLLLTQACLSGRQFTVVVYNVENLFDADGVAMYGDYQADNQSMPYPYTPRKTLTKIQNITELLKRFNNGEGPELILFQEFELDRTPESKVQDYAAFLETYKDTTVDLMLTEQFDNLVAGLPVEALTLKYFEDNGLKGYHIAVPEPSEPFNESSAHNNVVFTKFPINYEKTHFTPSARAIQEVGLDVDGHELIVFNNHWKSGASNPSTEPKRVRNAADLRRAVEAVIIKNPQADILIGGDLNTYYNAPEHFMREHREQWRDTQDFAIDVLGSQGDEGATRNGRAMLYNLWFELPEGQRGSELYRGYWGTLMEILITPGLYDGQGVHYVDNSFRVVAAPGLNAHGPWNEPISWHFTSEAGGGFSDHFPLAVNLSTDPEPYFAVPSSSQKDAPSTVPMADYDSVSITAVNEFNGLVNHKPETLSANMGEIFVVTGELINREPYIVRVGDNQYEIYGYDEDVKIKLSTLRADEDIRFIGQLGEFRGKPQFVIHDASWIK